CATGGTAGAGTGTTATTATGTGGTGCCACAGAATACAGCTTGGCCCCATCTGTGCTCCGTGCCACCTACATTGTTTTAGGGAGGTACTGAGCAGAGGCCAGGCACTTCcctagggggagggatggagtttaAAAGTTGTCCCCATGTTGCTTTTGAACAGTTCGATAAGGCTGACTTAAGAACAGCATTGCTGTAACTAACAAATTCTCATGCCCTCCAATACTGGACAGATACATTCTCTTGTGGCTGAATTTGGTTGGGCTTGGTGCCGAAATTGGCTTTGAGATATTGCAAAGTTCTATGGCACTGTCCATAATATTTACTTGTGTTCTTTAGTAATGTGGGAGTAATAATGGAATGGTCATATCCATGTTTGGGGTTAGTGCATTTGATCAGTGGTTTTACTGAATGCAATAATGATGCATTTCCTTTGCAGGCCTTCCAAGGGACCATCCTGAGAGCTATCACTCCTTCATGTGGAACAATTTCTTTAAACACATTGACATCCTGGCTGAAAATACACACATTCTAGATGGGAATGCTCCTGACCTGGAAGCTGAGTGCAACACCTTTGAGGAGAAAATTAAAGCAGCAGGAGGAATCGAGCTGTTCATTGGGGGTACTGTGCAGTGACCTATACAGGAGAATTATAATAAAATCCTCTTCCTGCAGCTGGTGCTACTTACATGATTGAAAGttgtaatctgtttttatattacttTTAAAATAGTTTCTGGAGGTGTTCTTGTGATTGTCAAAGGGAGGATGTCTATACTGTGGGAAATGAAATATTTTTCCACTTTTGCTATCCAGTATAAACATCAATTACTTCTAGGTCAGCGACAGCATGAGTTGGATGCAGAGTAATGCTTCCTTTATGTTGGCACAACAATATGCCTTAATGTCAACATCAGAACATTTCCTACAGTATCAATGTGACACTGCTATTTCCCTACCACAGCCATCCTTGTGGCCTATCATTGAGGGAAACTGAATTTAGCCCAtggtattgtgagcagttttatGCTAGGTTTAAAATTGCCTCAAATTCCTGGTATGCAGGATTGGCCCCATGTGATGCTGCCACTGAGCTCTGCTGAAATTTTACTATTACTTTTTTTTGGCTTTGAATAGGTATTGGTCCAGATGGTCACATTGCTTTCAATGAGCCAGGCTCCAGCCTGGTGTCTCGAACCAGAGTGAAGACATTGGCAATGGATACAATATTGGCCAATGCTAGattctttgatggagatttgtctaAAGTCCCTACTATGGCTTTGACTGTTGGAGTGGGGACTGTAATGGATGCTAGAGAGGTAAAGAAATGGCATTTAATTTgcattgttcaattttttttaggAAACAGCCCATTGGCATAGTGTATTTAATGTACCAAGTCTTGTGTAACTTGAATTTGCCTCTTGGGTATAGTCACATGTTTTGTACCTTTTCGAGAGTTATCTGTTTATCAGCCTCTATCCTTGTTGTCTCTCTGAATAAGATTGGTCTTGGAGATCTGCTACAAATGcagaactggatttttttttagaattatagaatcttacagcacagaaggagaccatttggcccatcgtgcctgtgccagctctttgaaagagctatccaatcagtcccactcgcctgccctttccccataaccctgcaaattattccttttgaagtatatatccaattccctttttaatgttattattgaatctgcttacaTCACCATTTCAGGCTGtgcaagcattaaaaaaaaaattctcctcatctctcctggttcttttgctgtcCAAATGGATTGTACTTGAAAGGAATTTTTCTTTGGGGTTAATATTTGAATATTTTTAACAGTGACTAGGTATTGGTCCATATGGTtacagttttgtgtgtgtgtgtgtgtgtgtgtgtgtgtgtgtgtgtgagagagaggtctcattaatcTGCAATGTATTTGAACTCAAGTGCAACATTGTTGTCATGCACTGTTTCTACATCTCTCCTCCAGCCTTGGCCCCCTTTTTTgtttcctccttctctcctctcaCAAAAAGAGCAAGCTAATAATTTTTAAAGGCTCACTGCTAGCTTTTCATAATGATTAACGCTATTGTCACTGTTATTTATGGAAGGTGCTTAGTGTGTTTCCTTTTATTTCTGTAGGTGATGATTCTTATCACAGGAGCTCATAAAGCCTTTGCCCTGTATAAAGCAATAGAAGATGGTGTAAACCACATGTGGACTGTATCTGCTTTCCAGCAGCATCCAAAAACGCTCTTTGTGTGCGATGAAGAAGCCACATTGGAACTCCGTGTAAAAACAGTCCAATATTTTAAAGGTAGTTGATTCTTACAAGAGTTCTCAGCCTACAGTGAAATTGAGTGAAGGTGTTCATTCACAATAACGAACCCATTTGCTATCTAACTCTTTTAAGAGGCTATCCAGTCTATTTGAGAACAACGTTTTCATTGGCTGCATATTTGCACTGGTTTTTATTCCTTTTACAGGCATTGAAACAGCCTGGaatttttctaaatttgtttattCTCCATGTCTGTTAGGATAGATTAGTGTTAGATGGAGAGGGGATGTGTTTAGGGtgatcacaagatagatacagatgaggGAAGCCTTTGGCCCACCttggctcatccatccagaataaaAACATTGAATTTTCCTTGACATGTCATCTAACTGTCCCTTGAAATAGTCTAAAGTTTTCCCT
The Heptranchias perlo isolate sHepPer1 chromosome 14, sHepPer1.hap1, whole genome shotgun sequence genome window above contains:
- the gnpda1 gene encoding glucosamine-6-phosphate isomerase 1; this encodes MKLIILEDHIKASEWAAKYVRNRIVQFNPGPGRYFTLGLPTGSTPLGSYKKLIEYYKNGDLSFKYVKTFNMDEYVGLPRDHPESYHSFMWNNFFKHIDILAENTHILDGNAPDLEAECNTFEEKIKAAGGIELFIGGIGPDGHIAFNEPGSSLVSRTRVKTLAMDTILANARFFDGDLSKVPTMALTVGVGTVMDAREVMILITGAHKAFALYKAIEDGVNHMWTVSAFQQHPKTLFVCDEEATLELRVKTVQYFKGLLHVHNKLVDPLYSMKQSGAVKKKTTCSYMK